A window of Paenibacillus polygoni contains these coding sequences:
- a CDS encoding cell division protein SepF — protein sequence MSVMNKFMNFFGLQEEEEIIEREQVNNTRNEEPEQEVETPNFDKRRNQKGNNVVSIHSQKNVKVVLYEPRSYDEAQEIADHIRAHRTVVINLQRVRKDQALRIIDFLSGTVYALGGGISKIGGNIFLCTPDTVEIQGTIAEILAESESDTDYGRMR from the coding sequence ATGAGTGTAATGAATAAATTCATGAATTTTTTTGGCTTGCAAGAAGAAGAAGAGATTATCGAGCGTGAACAAGTAAATAATACACGTAATGAGGAACCGGAACAAGAAGTTGAAACCCCGAACTTCGATAAACGTAGAAATCAGAAGGGAAATAATGTGGTGAGTATCCATTCCCAAAAAAATGTAAAAGTTGTTCTCTACGAACCACGCAGTTATGATGAAGCTCAAGAGATTGCGGATCATATTCGTGCTCATCGCACCGTTGTGATCAATCTTCAGCGTGTCCGCAAAGACCAAGCTCTGCGGATTATTGATTTCTTAAGCGGAACGGTATATGCGCTGGGTGGGGGTATTTCCAAAATAGGCGGTAATATTTTCTTATGTACACCAGACACGGTGGAAATTCAAGGAACGATTGCTGAGATTTTGGCTGAAAGTGAGAGCGACACAGATTACGGCAGAATGAGGTGA
- a CDS encoding LL-diaminopimelate aminotransferase, with product MSTNKYQETFIQTSFADRIGGANYGKDTNIYKFEKIKRAKQAAKKDFPNIELIDLGVGEPDEMADAGIVAKLAEEAAKAENRGYADNGIPEFKEAASKYLEEVFGVKGIDPVSEVVHSIGSKPALAMIPSVFINPGDVAILTVPGYPVLGTHTKYLGGEVYNVQLTKENNFLPDLASIPEEIAHRAKLLYLNYPNNPTGASATAEFFTEVVAWAKKYNVIVVHDAPYAALTYDGLNPLSFLSVPGAKDVGVELHSLSKSYNMTGWRIGFVAGNPLIVKAFSDVKDNNDSGQFIAIQKAAAYGLSHPEITEKIAEKYSRRHDMLVDTLTELGFRAEKPKGSFFLYVEAPKGIKGGRRFETGEDFSQFLIREKLISTVPWDDAGHFVRFSVTFEAKGEAEERRVMEEIKRRLSDVEFEF from the coding sequence ATGAGTACTAATAAATATCAAGAAACTTTCATTCAAACGAGTTTTGCCGATCGAATCGGCGGTGCGAACTATGGTAAAGACACAAACATTTATAAATTTGAAAAAATAAAACGAGCAAAACAAGCAGCAAAAAAGGACTTTCCAAATATTGAACTCATTGACCTTGGGGTTGGTGAACCAGATGAGATGGCAGATGCAGGGATTGTTGCAAAGCTTGCGGAAGAAGCTGCAAAGGCCGAAAACCGTGGTTACGCGGATAACGGGATTCCTGAATTTAAAGAAGCTGCGTCTAAATACTTAGAAGAAGTTTTTGGGGTAAAAGGAATTGATCCTGTATCTGAAGTCGTACATTCCATTGGCTCAAAACCGGCCCTGGCTATGATCCCTTCTGTATTCATTAATCCTGGGGATGTTGCGATCTTAACTGTACCTGGATATCCTGTTCTCGGAACTCACACCAAGTATCTTGGCGGAGAAGTGTACAACGTACAACTCACCAAAGAAAACAACTTCTTACCGGACCTAGCGTCGATTCCAGAGGAAATTGCTCACCGAGCGAAGCTGCTTTATTTGAATTATCCGAATAACCCAACAGGGGCAAGTGCCACTGCGGAATTTTTTACAGAGGTTGTAGCATGGGCTAAAAAATACAACGTAATCGTTGTACATGATGCTCCTTATGCGGCACTTACGTATGATGGTCTGAATCCGCTGAGTTTCTTATCCGTGCCTGGTGCGAAGGATGTGGGCGTTGAGCTTCACTCCTTGTCCAAATCCTATAACATGACAGGGTGGCGTATTGGTTTTGTTGCGGGTAACCCACTTATTGTCAAAGCATTCAGCGATGTAAAGGATAACAATGATTCGGGTCAGTTTATAGCGATTCAAAAAGCGGCAGCGTATGGATTGTCCCATCCGGAAATCACAGAAAAGATTGCAGAGAAATATTCTCGCCGTCATGACATGCTGGTGGATACTCTTACTGAACTTGGATTTAGAGCGGAAAAGCCAAAAGGATCTTTCTTTTTATATGTTGAAGCTCCAAAGGGGATCAAAGGCGGACGTCGTTTTGAAACAGGAGAAGACTTCTCTCAGTTCCTGATCCGCGAGAAGCTAATCTCCACTGTACCTTGGGATGATGCAGGTCATTTTGTACGTTTCTCCGTTACATTTGAAGCGAAAGGCGAAGCTGAGGAGAGACGGGTGATGGAAGAGATCAAACGTCGTTTAAGCGACGTGGAGTTTGAATTTTAA
- a CDS encoding TraR/DksA C4-type zinc finger protein, whose amino-acid sequence MTHLSKQEMEDLRKQLLERKQDIQHREKTNDHYGLSGSMRYQAGELSTIDNHPGDVATEMFERAKDISLNEHDEFMLERIDSALALMEKGDYGVCAVCSKPIPYERLEAVPYTIYCREHAPETVVSNDRPVEEEFLTPPFGRTSLDEKDTQNGFDGEDAWQIVESWGNSNSPALAESNNVDDYNAMYIEASEEIDGCVEAYESFLATDIYGENVYVLRNNQYRKYLEDDEGMNILAPDVLPSDD is encoded by the coding sequence ATGACGCATCTTAGCAAGCAAGAGATGGAAGATTTGCGCAAGCAGCTTCTTGAGCGAAAACAAGATATTCAGCACCGTGAAAAAACCAATGATCACTATGGCCTTAGCGGTTCCATGCGTTATCAAGCAGGAGAACTTTCCACGATTGATAATCATCCCGGAGATGTAGCTACTGAAATGTTCGAACGAGCAAAAGACATCTCCTTAAACGAACATGATGAATTTATGCTTGAGCGCATTGACTCTGCATTAGCCCTTATGGAAAAAGGTGACTACGGCGTATGTGCTGTATGCAGTAAGCCAATTCCTTATGAACGGCTAGAAGCTGTACCCTATACCATTTATTGTAGAGAACATGCTCCAGAAACTGTCGTTTCTAATGATCGCCCAGTCGAAGAAGAGTTCCTTACCCCTCCATTTGGCAGAACAAGCCTGGACGAGAAGGATACTCAGAATGGTTTTGACGGCGAAGATGCCTGGCAAATCGTTGAGAGCTGGGGAAACTCTAATAGTCCCGCTCTGGCAGAAAGCAATAACGTCGATGATTACAATGCGATGTACATTGAAGCATCGGAAGAAATTGATGGATGTGTGGAAGCTTACGAAAGCTTTCTCGCAACCGATATCTATGGAGAAAATGTATATGTTCTAAGAAATAACCAATATCGTAAATACCTTGAGGATGACGAAGGAATGAACATTCTTGCCCCTGATGTTCTTCCGAGTGACGATTAA
- a CDS encoding YlmH family RNA-binding protein, with amino-acid sequence MKTEVYDHFHPDERDFVDKAWEWVERAGQFHEMKLTDFLDPRQAYILESLMNRRNDVQIHLDGGSETAERKRALVAPDYAYLEEESMELAVLAITSADQKLLQLEHGDYMGALLSLGLKRGKIGDIHVLDDGCHTVVAKEVADYLSIHLHQVHRVNVFTDILPIDQLRTSEVSLQMMDLTVASLRLDGIASDVYRLSRSKILIPIKAGRCKVNFRVVEDPSKALQAGDVVSVQGLGRFKVMEIDGVTKKGRFRVKVGRFV; translated from the coding sequence ATGAAAACTGAAGTTTATGATCATTTTCACCCCGATGAACGGGATTTTGTAGACAAAGCCTGGGAGTGGGTCGAACGTGCGGGACAGTTTCACGAGATGAAACTGACGGACTTTCTCGATCCTCGCCAGGCTTATATTTTGGAATCACTTATGAATCGCCGAAACGATGTGCAGATACATCTGGACGGGGGTTCAGAAACGGCTGAACGTAAACGGGCACTCGTAGCACCCGATTATGCTTATTTAGAAGAGGAAAGCATGGAGCTCGCTGTGCTGGCGATTACCTCAGCAGACCAAAAATTACTACAGCTCGAACACGGGGATTATATGGGTGCACTCTTGAGTCTTGGCCTGAAAAGAGGTAAGATTGGAGACATTCATGTACTTGATGATGGTTGCCATACGGTAGTTGCTAAAGAAGTTGCAGATTATTTATCAATCCATCTGCATCAGGTTCATCGTGTGAACGTATTTACAGATATTCTGCCGATCGATCAGCTTCGGACGAGTGAGGTATCACTTCAGATGATGGATCTGACGGTAGCTTCTTTGCGTCTCGACGGGATTGCAAGTGATGTGTACAGGCTCAGCCGAAGCAAAATTCTTATACCCATCAAGGCTGGCCGCTGTAAAGTGAATTTCCGAGTTGTTGAAGATCCGTCTAAAGCTCTTCAGGCAGGAGACGTAGTTTCTGTTCAAGGGTTAGGACGTTTTAAAGTAATGGAGATAGATGGAGTTACTAAAAAAGGCCGTTTTCGTGTCAAAGTTGGCAGATTTGTCTAA
- a CDS encoding YggT family protein, with product MDIAVRTITAIVDIYYWLILIYILMSWLPNARESKFGEIIGKFVEPYLAPFRRFIPPIFGMIDISPIIALFALRYAAMGLIAILSSILT from the coding sequence TTGGATATTGCAGTTCGAACCATCACAGCTATAGTAGACATTTACTACTGGCTGATTCTTATTTATATCTTAATGTCCTGGCTGCCTAATGCACGCGAGAGTAAATTTGGAGAAATAATAGGCAAATTTGTAGAGCCATATCTTGCGCCTTTCCGGCGTTTTATACCGCCAATCTTCGGTATGATTGATATCTCTCCAATCATTGCGCTTTTTGCTCTGCGTTATGCAGCAATGGGACTCATTGCTATTCTAAGCAGTATATTAACGTAG
- the ileS gene encoding isoleucine--tRNA ligase has product MKRVDVKEKARAREQRILSKWNAEDTFKKSIENREGKPNYVLYEGPPTANGAPHIGHVLGRVIKDFVGRYQTMNGYRVVRKAGWDTHGLPVELGVEKQLGINGKHEIENYGVEAFIKKCKASVFEYEHKWRELTEAIGYWTDLDHPYVTLDNKYIESVWNILATIHDKGLLYRGHRVSPYCPCCQTTLSSHEVAQGYEDVKDLSATAKFKLDDRDEYILAWTTTPWTLPAHVALAVNPDMEYARVKQEDGTYIVAKNLVEKVMKGDYEVLSTLKGSELVGLTYTPPFNYIKAEKANMVVGASFVTDASGTGIVHMAPAHGEDDYKTCRENGISFVSVVNSAGKYTEEVTDFAGRFVKDCDLDIVKYLSEQGTLYSKEKIEHSYPFCWRCKSPLLYYAMDSWFIETTAVKDQLIANNNTVEWYPGHVREGRFGKFLEDLVDWNISRNRYWGTPLNVWVCQDCGGQFSPHSHEELRKHAVGEVSEDLELHKPYVDEVKVHCTHCENGVMERTSEVIDVWFDSGSMPFAQHHYPFENKETFEQQYPADMICEGIDQTRGWFYSLLAVSTLFTGKAPYKAVMATGHILDENGQKMSKSKGNVIDPWEIINEYGTDAFRWALLADSAPWNSKRFSKGIVGEAKSKVIDTIVNTHAFLALYADIDGYDPKDHPFNGSENKLDRWVLSRLNSLIAKVRKGLEVNDFLNAAKSIEVFVDELSNWYIRRSRDRFWGSGLSEDKLAAYGTLTEVLLTLSKLMAPFTPMLSEDVYGNLGGEGSVHLTDYPVADSALIDEKLEQDMETARNIVELARNVRNETGIKTRQPLSALIVSLHQDFDLPGYEEIIKEEINVKTIEVETSDSGFVDFSLKLNLKVAGKKYGKNVGFLQNHFKGMTVDETRSVVESGEFNIVSPEGTELHISSEELLIEKKAKEGFAAASGYGLTVALNTEITPELEQEGLVREVVRAVQDTRKKLDLPIEKRVNLVLDVDDELKAAIEAFEDVLRENVLVTDVSFGTAEDMEKVEAGSKTIGVKIS; this is encoded by the coding sequence ATGAAACGAGTCGATGTCAAAGAAAAAGCTCGCGCTCGCGAGCAGCGAATCCTCAGTAAATGGAATGCAGAAGATACATTTAAAAAATCAATTGAGAATCGGGAAGGCAAACCTAATTACGTTCTCTATGAAGGACCACCTACCGCAAATGGTGCTCCGCATATCGGGCACGTACTTGGCCGCGTTATTAAAGACTTTGTGGGTCGCTATCAAACGATGAACGGCTACCGTGTAGTTCGTAAAGCAGGTTGGGATACTCACGGTCTTCCCGTAGAACTTGGTGTGGAGAAGCAGCTTGGCATTAACGGAAAACATGAGATTGAAAACTACGGCGTAGAAGCTTTTATCAAGAAGTGTAAAGCTAGTGTGTTTGAATATGAACATAAATGGCGCGAACTAACCGAAGCAATCGGGTACTGGACGGATTTGGATCATCCTTACGTTACACTTGATAACAAATACATCGAAAGTGTGTGGAATATTCTCGCAACGATCCATGACAAAGGGCTTCTTTATCGCGGACATCGTGTCAGCCCGTATTGTCCTTGCTGCCAGACAACGCTTAGTTCACATGAAGTAGCTCAAGGATACGAGGATGTTAAGGACCTGAGTGCAACAGCCAAATTTAAACTGGATGATCGTGATGAATATATTCTGGCTTGGACGACAACACCTTGGACACTTCCTGCTCACGTGGCACTTGCTGTAAATCCAGACATGGAATATGCACGAGTGAAACAAGAAGACGGCACCTATATCGTGGCGAAGAACTTGGTGGAAAAAGTGATGAAAGGCGACTATGAAGTTCTTTCTACACTGAAAGGTTCAGAGCTTGTGGGTCTTACTTATACACCGCCGTTTAATTACATCAAAGCAGAAAAAGCGAACATGGTAGTTGGAGCAAGCTTTGTAACGGATGCAAGCGGTACAGGTATCGTTCATATGGCTCCTGCTCACGGGGAAGATGACTATAAAACTTGTCGTGAGAATGGAATCAGCTTTGTAAGTGTAGTTAATTCTGCAGGGAAGTATACAGAAGAAGTTACTGATTTTGCAGGACGTTTTGTAAAAGATTGTGACCTTGATATCGTGAAGTATTTGTCCGAACAAGGCACACTTTATAGCAAAGAAAAAATCGAACACAGCTATCCGTTCTGCTGGCGTTGTAAATCACCGCTTCTCTACTATGCAATGGACAGCTGGTTTATTGAAACAACAGCTGTGAAAGATCAGCTGATTGCCAATAACAATACCGTAGAATGGTATCCTGGCCATGTTCGTGAAGGACGTTTTGGTAAGTTCCTTGAAGATCTCGTGGACTGGAACATCAGTCGTAACCGCTACTGGGGTACTCCGCTGAACGTATGGGTATGTCAGGACTGCGGCGGACAATTTTCACCGCACAGCCATGAGGAACTTCGCAAACATGCGGTAGGCGAAGTGAGCGAGGATCTCGAACTCCATAAGCCATATGTAGATGAAGTAAAAGTACACTGTACACACTGTGAAAATGGGGTAATGGAAAGAACATCCGAAGTAATTGATGTCTGGTTTGACAGTGGTTCAATGCCATTTGCACAGCATCATTATCCTTTTGAGAATAAGGAAACATTTGAACAGCAATATCCTGCAGACATGATCTGTGAAGGGATTGACCAGACTCGCGGCTGGTTCTACAGCTTGCTTGCCGTATCCACTTTATTTACTGGCAAAGCTCCTTATAAAGCAGTTATGGCAACAGGTCATATCTTGGATGAGAATGGACAAAAAATGTCCAAATCCAAAGGCAATGTCATTGATCCATGGGAGATCATTAACGAATATGGTACAGATGCATTCCGTTGGGCACTACTTGCAGACAGTGCGCCATGGAACAGCAAACGTTTCTCCAAAGGGATCGTAGGAGAAGCAAAATCAAAAGTGATCGATACGATTGTAAATACACATGCATTCCTTGCGCTGTATGCTGATATCGATGGTTATGATCCAAAAGATCATCCATTTAACGGTTCTGAGAACAAACTGGATCGCTGGGTGCTGTCACGTCTGAACTCTCTAATCGCAAAAGTTCGTAAAGGGCTTGAAGTAAATGATTTCCTGAATGCTGCAAAATCAATCGAAGTATTTGTTGATGAGCTGAGCAACTGGTATATCCGTCGTTCCCGTGATCGTTTCTGGGGAAGTGGCCTGAGCGAAGACAAACTGGCTGCTTATGGTACGCTGACAGAAGTACTGCTTACGTTGTCCAAACTCATGGCTCCATTTACACCGATGTTGTCAGAGGATGTATATGGAAACCTTGGCGGAGAAGGCAGTGTTCACCTTACTGACTATCCAGTAGCAGATTCTGCTCTGATTGATGAGAAGCTGGAGCAAGACATGGAGACGGCACGCAATATTGTTGAACTTGCGCGTAACGTACGTAATGAGACAGGAATCAAAACACGTCAGCCATTGTCCGCTCTGATTGTATCTCTGCACCAAGATTTCGATCTGCCAGGATATGAAGAGATCATTAAAGAAGAGATCAATGTGAAAACAATTGAAGTAGAAACAAGCGACAGCGGCTTTGTTGATTTCTCATTGAAATTGAATTTGAAAGTAGCAGGTAAAAAATACGGTAAAAATGTAGGCTTCCTGCAAAATCATTTTAAAGGTATGACCGTAGACGAGACTCGTTCTGTTGTAGAATCTGGAGAATTTAACATTGTCTCCCCTGAAGGAACTGAACTTCACATTTCTAGTGAGGAACTTCTAATCGAGAAAAAAGCAAAAGAAGGATTTGCAGCAGCATCCGGTTACGGTCTGACGGTTGCGCTGAATACAGAGATCACGCCAGAACTTGAACAAGAAGGTTTGGTTCGTGAGGTTGTTCGTGCCGTTCAGGATACAAGAAAGAAACTGGATCTTCCAATAGAAAAACGAGTAAATCTTGTGCTAGATGTGGATGATGAGCTAAAAGCAGCGATTGAAGCATTTGAAGATGTACTTCGTGAAAATGTACTCGTAACCGATGTTTCCTTTGGTACTGCGGAAGATATGGAAAAAGTAGAAGCGGGATCTAAAACGATTGGTGTTAAAATCTCGTAA
- a CDS encoding DUF5665 domain-containing protein yields MHGLLQKLASSLEKSRIADYTQLLYRPARLIWLNILSGTARGVGIAIGFTFFAATIIYLLQLLGALNLPIIGDYIADIVRIVQRQLELDTL; encoded by the coding sequence ATGCACGGGTTGTTACAAAAATTAGCTTCGAGCCTTGAGAAGTCAAGGATTGCTGATTATACGCAGCTCTTGTATAGACCAGCGCGACTCATCTGGCTTAATATTCTTTCAGGTACAGCAAGAGGAGTTGGAATAGCGATTGGCTTCACCTTTTTTGCAGCAACGATCATCTATCTCCTTCAGTTGCTTGGAGCGTTAAATCTCCCCATTATTGGAGACTACATTGCAGATATCGTACGTATTGTTCAAAGACAATTAGAACTCGATACGCTGTGA
- the lspA gene encoding signal peptidase II, with protein sequence MIYYVIALIVFMVDQGSKWLVKTNMDLGQQISVIGDFFYITSHRNRGAAFGILQDQRWFFIVVTIIVVVALVWYIQKIKSQPDKLLPLALSLVLAGAIGNFLDRLLMGEVVDFFKFNFGSYTFPIFNVADSAIVVGVALIILDTLLESRREKRREDQQVGQQEGKE encoded by the coding sequence GTGATCTATTACGTTATTGCTTTGATTGTTTTTATGGTGGATCAAGGAAGTAAGTGGCTCGTCAAAACCAATATGGATTTGGGCCAACAAATTTCGGTGATTGGAGACTTTTTCTACATTACTTCTCACCGTAACCGGGGAGCGGCTTTCGGTATTCTCCAAGATCAGCGTTGGTTTTTTATTGTAGTAACCATTATTGTGGTAGTCGCACTCGTTTGGTATATCCAAAAAATTAAATCCCAGCCTGATAAATTGCTCCCACTGGCATTATCTTTAGTTCTTGCAGGAGCTATTGGTAACTTTTTGGATCGCCTGCTAATGGGTGAAGTCGTTGATTTCTTTAAATTTAATTTTGGAAGCTATACGTTTCCGATTTTTAACGTTGCCGATTCTGCGATTGTAGTGGGGGTAGCTCTTATTATCTTGGACACACTACTTGAATCAAGAAGAGAAAAGCGGCGTGAAGATCAACAAGTAGGTCAACAAGAAGGGAAGGAATAA
- a CDS encoding aspartate carbamoyltransferase catalytic subunit gives MTVTAKSVKERSLLGLKDLSVSEIESILSRAAYFDAQAEKLNPILASKFVANMFFENSTRTRFSFEMAEKRLGAEVLNFAAAASSVEKGESIYDTVRTLESMGIDAGVIRLKPEGVLQEIAQKVKVPLINAGDGNNEHPTQALLDLYTMRQTFGELRGLNVSIIGDIKHSRVARSNLYALQKFGAKVSFCAPNSMKAPELESLAPYITLDEALKADVVMLLRVQLERHDKGIDMKADEYRQNYGLTEERAAKLSPKTIIMHPAPVNRNVEIDDAVVESPASRIFPQMSNGVPIRMAVMERALIL, from the coding sequence ATGACAGTTACAGCGAAGAGTGTGAAAGAGCGGAGTTTACTCGGTTTAAAAGATCTAAGTGTTAGTGAAATAGAATCCATTCTGAGCCGGGCAGCCTACTTCGATGCACAGGCGGAGAAGCTGAATCCGATTCTAGCTTCAAAGTTTGTAGCCAACATGTTTTTCGAGAACAGTACACGAACTCGTTTTTCATTCGAAATGGCAGAAAAAAGACTGGGTGCTGAAGTGCTGAATTTTGCGGCAGCAGCCTCAAGCGTCGAAAAAGGAGAATCGATCTACGATACGGTACGCACACTCGAATCTATGGGGATCGATGCCGGTGTTATACGGTTAAAACCGGAAGGCGTCTTGCAAGAGATTGCTCAGAAAGTGAAAGTGCCTCTTATTAATGCAGGGGACGGAAATAACGAACACCCAACTCAAGCACTTCTTGATCTATACACAATGCGACAAACTTTCGGTGAACTTCGCGGCTTGAACGTATCCATTATTGGAGACATCAAACATAGTAGAGTAGCCCGTTCAAATCTATATGCACTGCAAAAATTCGGAGCGAAAGTCAGCTTCTGCGCACCAAACAGCATGAAAGCTCCGGAACTAGAATCACTTGCTCCTTATATCACTCTTGATGAAGCGCTTAAGGCAGATGTTGTGATGTTGCTGCGTGTTCAGCTAGAGCGTCATGATAAAGGAATTGATATGAAAGCGGATGAATATCGCCAAAATTACGGACTCACGGAAGAACGAGCTGCTAAACTGAGTCCGAAAACGATCATCATGCACCCTGCTCCAGTTAACCGGAATGTAGAGATTGACGATGCGGTTGTAGAAAGTCCGGCTTCCCGAATTTTCCCGCAAATGTCAAATGGAGTTCCCATCCGCATGGCAGTGATGGAAAGAGCTTTGATTTTATAA
- a CDS encoding RluA family pseudouridine synthase: MTDRSEQESAQDIQEWTVTADYAKERIDKYIAESMDGVSRSQVQLWIADGHVTVNGAKVKSNYKLSEGDNITVIVPEPAAVEIVPENIPLQVVYEDASVIVVNKQRGLVVHPAPGHTSGTLVNALMYHCKDLSGINGELRPGIVHRIDKDTSGLLMAAKNDKAHASLAAQLKEHSVNRRYIALVHGHVQHDQGTVDAPIGRDTNDRKMFTVTDRNSKEAVTHFTVLERLGDYTLLELKLETGRTHQIRVHMKFIGHPLVGDPMYGRNKGIKMNGQALHAQTLGFVHPDTGEQMEFTAPLPQDMEDVLASLRSR; the protein is encoded by the coding sequence ATGACAGATCGGTCCGAACAAGAATCGGCTCAAGACATCCAGGAGTGGACCGTCACTGCTGATTATGCAAAGGAACGAATTGATAAATATATTGCGGAGAGCATGGATGGTGTTTCCCGTTCTCAGGTTCAATTGTGGATTGCAGACGGTCATGTTACCGTAAATGGTGCAAAGGTAAAGTCAAACTATAAGCTCAGTGAAGGAGATAACATTACGGTTATCGTCCCAGAGCCGGCAGCAGTAGAAATCGTTCCTGAAAACATTCCGCTGCAAGTGGTATATGAAGATGCAAGCGTCATTGTAGTGAACAAACAAAGAGGACTTGTTGTTCACCCGGCACCGGGTCATACTTCTGGAACACTGGTGAATGCACTTATGTATCATTGTAAAGATTTGTCCGGTATTAACGGCGAACTTCGTCCGGGAATTGTCCACCGAATTGATAAAGATACCTCAGGTCTCCTTATGGCTGCCAAGAATGATAAGGCGCATGCCTCGCTTGCTGCTCAGCTGAAAGAGCATAGTGTCAATCGTCGTTATATTGCACTGGTACATGGTCATGTACAGCATGATCAGGGAACCGTGGATGCTCCAATTGGGCGTGACACAAATGACCGTAAAATGTTTACCGTAACTGATCGCAATAGCAAAGAAGCAGTAACGCATTTTACTGTATTAGAACGTCTTGGCGACTATACCCTGCTTGAATTGAAGCTGGAGACAGGACGTACGCATCAGATCAGGGTACACATGAAGTTTATTGGCCATCCTCTCGTCGGTGATCCCATGTATGGACGGAATAAAGGGATAAAAATGAATGGCCAAGCACTTCATGCTCAGACGCTTGGTTTTGTTCATCCAGATACAGGAGAACAGATGGAATTCACGGCTCCACTTCCGCAAGATATGGAAGATGTGCTTGCTTCTTTGCGAAGCAGGTAG
- the pyrR gene encoding bifunctional pyr operon transcriptional regulator/uracil phosphoribosyltransferase PyrR codes for MSNEAHVIMDEIGIRRALTRIAHEILEKNKGIDDCILVGIRTRGVYLAERIAAKIEEIEGKKVPCIDLDVTPYRDDRGTEGSKKNEEIQKQLKEVTHNKKVILFDDVLYTGRTIRAAMDALMDSGRPQMIQLAVLADRGHRELPVRPDFIGKNIPSSRSELIDVALKEVDGVDQVTIQNRREEG; via the coding sequence ATGAGTAATGAAGCACATGTCATTATGGATGAGATTGGAATCCGCAGAGCACTAACAAGGATTGCACATGAAATTTTAGAGAAAAACAAAGGGATTGATGACTGCATTCTTGTTGGAATTCGGACCAGAGGAGTTTACCTCGCCGAACGAATTGCAGCGAAGATCGAAGAGATTGAAGGAAAGAAAGTCCCTTGTATCGATTTGGATGTTACTCCTTACCGTGATGATCGGGGTACGGAGGGTAGCAAGAAGAACGAAGAAATTCAGAAACAGTTAAAAGAAGTCACTCACAATAAAAAAGTAATTTTGTTTGATGATGTATTATACACAGGCCGAACCATAAGAGCGGCAATGGACGCACTGATGGATAGTGGACGTCCGCAAATGATACAGCTTGCTGTACTGGCAGATCGGGGTCACCGGGAACTCCCTGTAAGACCTGATTTTATCGGTAAAAACATTCCTTCCTCTCGTTCGGAACTCATCGATGTAGCTCTGAAAGAAGTTGACGGCGTTGATCAAGTCACCATTCAGAACCGGAGGGAAGAAGGATGA
- a CDS encoding DivIVA domain-containing protein, with product MPLTPLDIHNKEFSRRIRGYDEDEVNEFLDQVIKDYEAVIRENKELNNQLLSVQEKLDHFSNIEETLSKTIIVAQEAADEVKNNSKKEAQLIVKEAEKNADRIINEALSKSRKISMEVEELKKQASIYRARFRTLVEAQLELLTQDGWEALENREFEVREHEREMKEIY from the coding sequence ATGCCGCTTACACCGCTGGACATACATAATAAAGAGTTCTCTCGCAGAATTCGTGGGTATGATGAGGATGAGGTTAACGAATTCCTGGATCAGGTCATTAAAGATTATGAGGCTGTGATCCGCGAGAATAAGGAACTTAATAACCAGCTGCTGTCCGTGCAGGAGAAGCTGGATCATTTCTCAAACATTGAGGAAACGCTGAGTAAGACCATTATCGTGGCTCAAGAAGCTGCAGATGAAGTGAAGAATAATTCGAAGAAAGAAGCGCAGCTGATCGTGAAGGAAGCGGAGAAGAACGCAGACCGCATCATAAACGAAGCTTTGTCGAAGTCACGCAAGATTTCGATGGAAGTTGAAGAGCTGAAGAAACAGGCTTCAATCTATCGTGCACGTTTCCGTACACTTGTGGAAGCTCAGCTTGAACTATTAACACAGGATGGATGGGAAGCATTGGAGAACCGAGAATTTGAGGTTCGTGAGCATGAACGTGAAATGAAAGAAATTTATTAA